TGAATGGGCACCAGGAGAGTCTGGACATTGATTCCGTCCGGGACCACGAATGAATCACCCGGGTGGAAGACATTCCCATCCACCAGGTAACCGATGTTGGACACCACGGGAATCTGCGCATGGATAACGGCATGCTGGCCACCGAAGGTCCGCACCTGGAACCCCGCTGCCTCGAAACCGGATCCCGGTTCAACCACGTGGATGCGCCTGACCAAAGCGTCGGATCCAGCGTCGGATCCAGTTGCGTCGGTCTGTGCTGCCTCGGTGAGGGATTTCGCAACGCCCGCGGGCGCATATACCTCAAGCGAAGAGTTGCTGCGTAGGGCGGCCAGCACGGCCGGGCGATCAATATGGTCGTTGTGCTCGTGGGTTACAAGTACTGCATGTGCGCCTGCCAAGGCTTCCTCGGACTCGGAGAAGGTGCCGGGATCGATAACCAGGACCCGCCGGTCCTTCTCCAGGCGGACACAGGCATGCGTGAACTTGGTGAGCTTCATGGTCACAGCCTAGGGGCGGCCGCCGACAGTTTCCAAGCCTCCCCTGCTGGTAAAATTGGGGTTTGCCAGCGTTCCCAGGGAAGTGAGTCTTTCAATGCCACAGGGCACCAATTCCGCCACGACAGGCCCAGCTTCGCCTGCGGCCACCGGCGTCAGGGAGCAGCGCGTTACCAAGCAGCGCCTGGCCGTCAGTGCCGCCCTGGATGAATTGGACGACTTCGTCAGCACCCAGGAACTGTACCGACTGCTGCAGAACAAGGGCATCTCTGTATCCCTTGCTACGGCCTACCGCATCCTGCAGTCCCTTGCAGACGATGGACTCATTGATGTCCTCCGCAACGGTGAGGGCGAAGCCGTCTACCGCCGCTGCACAGTGACGGGACACCATCACCACTTGCTGTGCCGGAACTGCGGCAAAGCTGTGGAAGTGGAGGCCCCCGCCGTCGAAACCTGGGCGGCGCGTACAGCCGCTGAGCATGGTTTCACTGAGGTCGCGCACACTGTCGAGATCTTTGGACTGTGCCCCGAATGCACAGCCAAGAAGGCCGCCGGCAGGCTTTAGAGGGCGCCCGCAGGCTGGTCCCTTGAGACGCGGCCATTGAGCCCACGGTCTGCCCGCACCCGCCCGATCACGCGGCACGCCACGTAGATAAGGAATGACAACGTGGTGACGTAGGGGCTAATGGGTATCCGGCTGCCAAGGGCAAGCAGAATGCCACCCACCGTGGCGACGGTCGCGAACACAACACTCAACAGCACCACAAGGCGTGGTGAGGTAGTAACCCGCAGTGCGGCCGCGGCTGGCGTAATGAGCAGTGCCAAGACCAACAGTGCGCCGACAATCTGGATGGATAAGGCCACGCTGACTCCAAGCAGCACCATAAAGCCGATCGCCAGGCCACGAACAGGCACACCGCGGGCTTCAGCCATTTCAGGATCCACGCTTGCGAAACTGAGCGGGCGCCAGATTGCGGCAAGGGCAATCATCACCAGAACGGCCGTGCCGGCGAGGGCCTGAAGCTGGACAGTGTCCACGGAAACAATCTGGCCTGTGAGCAAGCCGAATTTATTTGCGGCACGGCCCTCATACAGGGCAAGGAACAAGATGCCCAAGCCAAGCCCGAACGGCATGATCACGCCGATGATCGAGTTCTTGTCACGGGCCCTCACACCCATGAATCCCAGCAGGACCGCCGCAGCCACTGAGCCAATCAGCGAGCCGAAAATGATGTCGGCCCCGATCAGCAGGGCAAAAGCCGCACCCGCGAAGGACAGTTCAGAGATGCCATGGACGGCGAAGGCCAGGTCCCGTTTCATCACGAACGTGCCAACAAGCCCGCCAAGAAGTCCCAGGACAGCCCCGGCCCAGATGGAGTTCTGGACAAGTACCAGCAATTCGCCATAGTTCTCAAAGTTGAAGATGGTCTGCAGGATTCCATCCAGGTCCATTTAGAACTCCTGCCCAGCGGTGGCGTGCGCGTCGTCGTGGAAGTGCGTGGTCGCGTCAGGAAGCCCGACGACGACGATTCTCCCGTTGGCGTGGATGACCTCCACATGGCTGTTGTAAAGCTCCGACAAAACTTCAGTGGTCATGACTTCCTGTGGCGTCCCGACGCGGAAATGGCCGCCAGCCAAGTACAGGACGCGATCAACGTAGTCGATTACGGGATTGATTTCGTGGGTTACGAAGACAACGGCACTGTTGCGCGCATGGCATTGCTCGTTAATGAGCGAACTGACGCCCTGCTGATGATGCAGATCCAAGGACAGCAGCGGTTCATCACAAAGGAGCACCTGTGGTTCCGTGGCCAATGCCTGCGCCACCCGAAGCCGCTGCTGCTCTCCGCCGGACAACTGCCCGACAGGCACCTTCGCATAGTCCGAGGCTCCCACCAGCTCCAGCAGTTCATCGATGCGCTGGTTTACCTTGCCCGAGGACAGCCGCATACCCCAACGGTGCCCGTCGATGCCCAGCCCAACCAGGTCACGTGCGCGCAAAGGCGTATCGGGCGCGAAGGACTTTTGCTGGGGGATGTAACCGATCCGTTTGCTTCCCCGTTCAACCGGGTGCCCGCCCAAGGAAACCGTTCCCGACTTCAGTTCCTGAAGGCCCAGCAGAACTTTCAGGAAGCTGGTCTTACCACTGCCGTTGGGCCCGAGGACGGCAAAGAACTCCCCCGGATTGATGTCGAGGTCAAGATCACGCCAAAGTGTCCTCTTGCCGAACTGAAGGCTCGCTCCGCGGAGGCTCACTACGGGTGTCAAAAGTCGTCCTCGATTCATGCGTTGCTGGCGAACGCAACTGTTGTTGGCGCCTCTAGGTTGGCGCCTGTGCTGGTGCAGGATCCTGTGCTGGTGAGAGACGGGAGCCCCGCAGCCATCCTGAATATCTTAGGACGCGCACGGGGCCGGCACCGCAATGGAAGGCCAGGAAATCTACTTCTTGAGTGCAGCCGCGATGGAATCCACGTTGCCTGTCATCCACTGCACGTAGTCCTTTCCGTCCGGCAATGTTTCCGTGAAGTTCACGACCGGCACGCCCGCAGCCTCCGCGGCCCGCTTGACGGACTCAGTCTGCGGCCCTTCCGTCTGTTCGTTGTAAGCCAGCAGCCGGACACCTCCGGCGCTGACCATGTCAGTTGTTTCCTTCAGGACAGATGCCGGAACGTCGATCCCCTCTTCAATGGCAGCGCTGTAGGCCTCCGGAGTCTTGTTCTCCAGGCCAGCTGCTGCCAGCAGGTACAAGGGAACGGGCTCGGTGATCGCCACAGGAGCGTGGTCGTTGGCTTCCTTGAGGGCACCGAGCTTCCCGTTGATCTCTGTCAGCTTCGCCTTGAACGTGGCGGCATTGGCTGAAAAAGTCGAGGCCGACGCAGCATCCAGGCTACCGAGCTTGCTGGCAACCGCATCGGCGAATTTGGCCATCGTGTCCAGGCTGTACCAGACGTGCTCGTTGAACCCGCCGTGGTCATGGTTGTGCTCTTCTTCGGAGGACGCAGCGTCGCTATGGCTTTCCTCTTCGGGAGCCAGCCCCGAGACCTCAACGGCGCTGATCATGTTTTCGTGGCCGACCTTGGTCTCGTCGGCAATCTTGTGGAGGAACTCGTCATAGCCTCCGCCGTTTTCCACCACGAGCTTGGCCTTGGAAATAACCAGCTTGTCCTGTGCACTGGCTTCGTAGGAATGCGGGTCCTGGCTGGTCTTGGTGATAATCGCATTCACTTTGACTTTGTCCCCGCCAACAGCTTTGACGACATCCGCGTACACGTTCGTGGAGGTCACCACTTCAATGGCTCCCGACGATGAGGACGGCGCTCCTGCCCCGGCGCTTCCGGAACAGGAAGAAAGCAACAGGGCGGCAAGGCCGGCAGAAGCGGCCATTGACATGCGGGCGACGGAACGGCGCACGGGAACCTCACATCTACTCAAATGAGAATCAAAAACATCTACTGGTTGAGTTCAGCTTAGCCCTAAATGGGAATGATTCCTATTTAGCATGTCTGGCGTCGACCACCCAAAGGCCGACGCCAGCCATGATTGTCGCTATTGCTGCGTCTGCGGACCGCCCAGGCGGCGGATTCCCGTCGCCTGGGTGGCGTCGCGGATCTCGCCCACCAGTTGCTCGATCACGTCCTCAAGGAACAACACGCCCTGCGTCGCCCCTCCGGGATCAACCACGCGGGCCAAGTGGGACCCGGTCCGCTGCATCACAGACATCGCCTGTTCGATCTCGTCCTCCGGGGAGAGGTTCGCCAGGGAACGGATCCGCCCCTCA
This window of the Arthrobacter sp. StoSoilB5 genome carries:
- a CDS encoding MBL fold metallo-hydrolase, with the translated sequence MKLTKFTHACVRLEKDRRVLVIDPGTFSESEEALAGAHAVLVTHEHNDHIDRPAVLAALRSNSSLEVYAPAGVAKSLTEAAQTDATGSDAGSDALVRRIHVVEPGSGFEAAGFQVRTFGGQHAVIHAQIPVVSNIGYLVDGNVFHPGDSFVVPDGINVQTLLVPIHAPWSKVGEVVDFVISVRAPRAFPVHDGLLNELGRGIVEGHVTRIGARYGTTYTRLAPRESIEV
- a CDS encoding Fur family transcriptional regulator, whose translation is MPQGTNSATTGPASPAATGVREQRVTKQRLAVSAALDELDDFVSTQELYRLLQNKGISVSLATAYRILQSLADDGLIDVLRNGEGEAVYRRCTVTGHHHHLLCRNCGKAVEVEAPAVETWAARTAAEHGFTEVAHTVEIFGLCPECTAKKAAGRL
- a CDS encoding metal ABC transporter permease: MDLDGILQTIFNFENYGELLVLVQNSIWAGAVLGLLGGLVGTFVMKRDLAFAVHGISELSFAGAAFALLIGADIIFGSLIGSVAAAVLLGFMGVRARDKNSIIGVIMPFGLGLGILFLALYEGRAANKFGLLTGQIVSVDTVQLQALAGTAVLVMIALAAIWRPLSFASVDPEMAEARGVPVRGLAIGFMVLLGVSVALSIQIVGALLVLALLITPAAAALRVTTSPRLVVLLSVVFATVATVGGILLALGSRIPISPYVTTLSFLIYVACRVIGRVRADRGLNGRVSRDQPAGAL
- a CDS encoding metal ABC transporter ATP-binding protein; the protein is MTPVVSLRGASLQFGKRTLWRDLDLDINPGEFFAVLGPNGSGKTSFLKVLLGLQELKSGTVSLGGHPVERGSKRIGYIPQQKSFAPDTPLRARDLVGLGIDGHRWGMRLSSGKVNQRIDELLELVGASDYAKVPVGQLSGGEQQRLRVAQALATEPQVLLCDEPLLSLDLHHQQGVSSLINEQCHARNSAVVFVTHEINPVIDYVDRVLYLAGGHFRVGTPQEVMTTEVLSELYNSHVEVIHANGRIVVVGLPDATTHFHDDAHATAGQEF
- a CDS encoding zinc ABC transporter substrate-binding protein; the protein is MRRSVARMSMAASAGLAALLLSSCSGSAGAGAPSSSSGAIEVVTSTNVYADVVKAVGGDKVKVNAIITKTSQDPHSYEASAQDKLVISKAKLVVENGGGYDEFLHKIADETKVGHENMISAVEVSGLAPEEESHSDAASSEEEHNHDHGGFNEHVWYSLDTMAKFADAVASKLGSLDAASASTFSANAATFKAKLTEINGKLGALKEANDHAPVAITEPVPLYLLAAAGLENKTPEAYSAAIEEGIDVPASVLKETTDMVSAGGVRLLAYNEQTEGPQTESVKRAAEAAGVPVVNFTETLPDGKDYVQWMTGNVDSIAAALKK